Within Deinococcus actinosclerus, the genomic segment ACTTTCAGGTGGCCGTGATGTCCTGCGCCTCGCACGGGGCGCTGCTGCTGTTCGACTGGGTGCACGGCGGCCAGCACCTGGGCGTCCTGTTCAGCGCCCTGCTCGTCAGCGTGATCCTGGCCGCGCTGCTGGCCTGGGGGTGGCTGCCGCTCCACCTGCTCAGGGGCGCGCTGGCCTGGTCACTGCCGGTCTGGGTGCTGGCCCTGGTGGCGGTCGCGGCCATCCAGACCGGGCAGGTCCCCGCGCCGTATTTCCTGACACTGGCGATCGTGACGGCGGTGCTGCGCGCCACGCTGCCCGCCCGGCCCGCCGCGCGCGCCACGCTGGCCCTGATGACCGCTGCCGGCGGCGTGGTCCTGGGGTGGGCGCCGGATCAGACGCCGCTGCTGATCAACGCGGCGTTCCTGGCCGGATTGATCGGGTTCCTGGCCGAGCATGGCGTGACCCTGCACGCCGAGCGGCAGTACAGCGAGGCGCTGCGGGTCCTGGCCGCCACCGACGCCCTGACCGGTACCCTGAACCGGCGCGGGGGCGAGGTGGCCCTGAAGGCCCTGATGCAGGAGGCGCGGCTGGGGCAGGTGGCGGCGCTGCTCCTCGACATCGACCGCTTCAAGGGCATCAACGACCGGTTCGGGCACGCGGCCGGTGACGAGGTCCTCGCGCAGGTGGCGCGCGCGGCCGGCCGGGCGGCGGGCCCGGACGTGACCGTGATCCGCTGGGGCGGGGAGGAATTCCTGCTCGCCTGGTCCGCCGTGCAGCCCGCGCAGGCGCACGAGGTGGCGGCCCGGGTCGTGCGGGCCGTGCGCGCCGTGCGGGTGCCGGGGCAGGGCCAGGGGCCGGCGGTGACCGTCAGCGCGGGGCTGGCCTTTGCCGACGAGGTGCACGGACTCGAGGCGCTGGTGCAGCTGGCCGATCAGCGGATGTACGCCGCCAAACAGGCCGGTGGGGACCGCTGGCAGTGACCCTGCGGCGGCGGAATTGAAACGCGACCGCGGCGTGTGCTGACGGCCCGAACGGGACGCTGGGACCCCCCTCATCCGGGCGCCCGGTAGAGTGACCACCATGACCTCAACTGATTTCCAGGCGCGACTGGCGCGCTACGCTGAACTGCTCGTCCGGACCGGCGTGAACCTCCCGCAGGGTGGCAAGGTCCGCGTGAGTGCGCCGGTCGAGGCGACCGAACTGGCGCGGCTGGTCGCGCGCGCCGCGTACCGGGCCGGGGCGGCCGACGTGCGCGTCACGTACCACGATCCTCACCTGGGGCTGGCGCTGTTCGAGGACGGTTCGGACGACGCCGTGAACCACCTGCCCGCGTGGCACGCGCAGGAGGCCGAGGCGATGGTGGATGGGGGCTACGCGTCCATCGGGATCATCGGCGAGGACCCCTCGCTGCTGGCGGGCGTGGACCCCGCGCGCATCGCGGCGCGCAGCAAGCTGGTTGCGCAGGCCATGCGCCGGGTCAGCGAGGCGACCGGCAGTTTCCGCGTGAACTGGACGGTCGCCGCGATGGCCACGCCCGCCTGGGCGGCCCGCGTGTACCCGGAACTGCCGCGGGAGGAGGCCGTGGCGCGCTTGTGGGACGACATCTTCACGGTCACCCGCGCCGATCAGCCCGACCCGGTGGCCGCGTGGGACGCGCACCTGACCCGCCTGGAACGCCTGACCACCCACCTGAACGGCCGGCAGTACGCCGCCGTGCACCTGAAGAGCGACCTGGGGACCGACCTGACCGTGGGCCTCGCGGAGAACCACGTGTGGCAGGGCGGCGCGGAGACCGCGCAGAACGGCGTGCGCGGCGTGCCGAACCTTCCCACCGACGAGGTGTTCACTGCCCCGCACCGGGAGCGCGTGGACGGCGTGGCGGTCGCCAGCAAACCCCTGAGTGCGCGTGGGCAGCTCATCGAGGGCATCCGCATGCGCTTCGAGGCGGGCCGCGCCGTCGAGGTCAGCGCCACGCGCGGCGAGGAGACCCTGAAAGCCCTGATCGCCACCGACGAGGGCGCCGCCCGCCTGGGCGAGGTGGCCCTGGTGCCCGCCAGCGCGCCCGTCGCGCAGACCGGGACGCTGTTCCTGAACACCCTGTTCGACGAGAATGCCGCGTCGCACATCGCGCTGGGCCGCTGCTACCCCACGAACGTGCAGGGCGGCACCGACCCCGCCACGCTGAATGCCGCGGGCGGGAACCACGACAGCCTGATCCACGTGGACTGGATGATCGGCACGCCCGCCACCGACGTGGACGGCATCACGAAGGACGGCGCCCGCGAGCCGCTGATGCGCGCGGGCGAGTGGGTCATCGAAGGGCTGTAACCGGCAGGCACAGCGCCGGGACAGCACAGGGGGAGGGTGGCCGCAGTTGGCTCCCCTCCCCCTGAACTGCGCGGGATTTACAGCGCCAGGATCGCGCTGAAGTCGCCGCTGAGGCCGTCGGGGTAGAAGCCGCCCTTCGTGGCGCCGGGGGCCAGGAACACGATGTTCCCCACCTGACGCGGCGTGCGGCTGTACGCGATGCCGTTGCCGTCCGCCAGGACGATGTTCGCCGCGCCGCCTTCCACGATCCCCTGGTCCACGTCGCTGGCGCCGTCCACGCTGTCACGCAGGTTGCTGATCGCCTGCACGACGTCCGCGACCTTCAGGGCGGGCGTGACGTCCGTGTTGCGCTGCTGGTACAGCAGGGTGCGGATCATGCCCGCGTGGTACGCCTCGACCGCCAGGATGCCCGCCGCGTTCTCCAGGTTGCCGCCCGCGCTCGCGTCACTCAGGAAACGTGCCGCGCCCTTGTACGCACTCACGCCCACGTCCTCGAAGATGAACGCGCCGTGCAGGAAGAACAGGTCGTTGGCGAACGGGTTGAAGCCCGTGATCGCCCCGCCCGACGCGGCGCTGCCCGCCGCCGCGAAGGCCGGGCCCAGGTCCAGGGTGGGCTGCGACACGGCCGCCGCGCCCAGCACCTTGCGGATGATCTTCACGTGGTTCAGTTCGTCGGTGGCGACCTCGTTCGCGTAGGCGCGCACGTCGGCCGAGTCGAACTTCACGCCGTCGCCGTTGCGGCCGGTGAAGCCCGCAGGCAGGATGACCTTGCTGCTGTTCCCGCCCGCCGCGTCCAGTTCCTGCAGGCGGCCCACGGCGGCCAGGTAGAACGCCGCTTCCAGGTATTCCAGGTTCAGCGCGAAGTTGAAGATCGTGGCGTCCAGGTTGGCCTTGGGGGTCATGCTCATGGCAGGCGCGCACCCGGCAAGCAGACCCGTGGCAGTGGCGGCCCCGGCGGCCCCCAGGAACTTCCGGCGATTCATGGCGTTGGACATGCGTACTTCCTCCAGACAGTGATGGGCGATGCAGGCAAGAGGACACCCCGGCCCGCGCAGGCGGATTCCTGCCCGGCCCCTCGTGCTGATCGCTCTGCACAGCCCTATGCGTCCGGCCGGCCGGCGGATCACCCTCCCGGCCGATCATGAAGTTTGCGTGAACGCCTGGCCGGTCCCAAGGCGAGGGAGCGGGCGACCCGCAGGCCACCCGCCCCCTCCCGTGGAGCGGTCCTTACTTGACCAGACCCAGCTTGCGCACCTCGTCGCGCTCCTCGGTCAGTTCCTGCGCCGTGGCGTCCATCTTGCCGCGGCTGAAGTTACTCACCGGGAGACCCTGCACGATCTCGTACTGGCCGTCCTTGCAGGTCACGGGGAAGCCGTAGATCAGGCCCTCGGGAATGCCGTAGCTGCCGTCGCTGGGAATGCCCATGCTGACCCACTCGCCTTCCGGGGTACCCAGCGCCCAGTCGCGCATGTGGTCGATCGCGGCGCTCGCGGCGGAGGCGGCGCTGCTCAGGCCGCGCGCCTCGATGATCGCCGCGCCACGCTTCGCCACGGTCGAGATGTACTGCTGCTCGTACCAGTCGCGGTCCACCTGATCCAGCGCGGGCTGGCCGTCCACCGTCGCCTGGCTCAGGTCGGGGTACTGGGTCGAGGAGTGGTTGCCCCAGATCGTCAGGTTCTTGATGCTGCTCACGGGCTTCCCGGTCTTCTCCGCCAGCTGGCTGATCGCGCGGTTGTGATCCAGGCGCACCATCGCCGTGAACTGCTTCGGATCCAGATCCGGCGCGTTCTGCTGCGCGATCAGCGCGTTCGTGTTCGCGGGGTTGCCCACCACGAGCACCTTCACGTCCCGGCTCGCCACGGCGTTCAGCGCTTCACCCTGCGGCTTGAAGATCCCGCCGTTCGCGCCCAGCAGGTCCCCGCGCTCCATCCCGGCCTTGCGGGGCATGGCGCCCACCAGCAGCGCGTAATCCGCGTCCTTGAACGCCACCATCGGATCGTCGCTCGTCACGATGTCCGCCAGCAGCGGGAACGCGCAGTCACGCAGCTCCATCACGACGCCGTTGAGCGCCTTCAGCGCGGGCGTGATCTCCAGCAGCTGCAGAATGACCGGCTGATCCTTGCCGAGCATGTCGCCCGACGCGATGCGGAAAAGAAGGCTGTAGCCGATCTGGCCAGCGGCGCCGGTAACGGCAACGCGGACGGGTTGTTTGGTCGTCATGGGTATCCCTCCTGAGGATGGTTTTACGGCTCACGATAACGCGCGGCGGGACGCTTGAGGGGAAAGTTCCCCGGACGGGGACAGGCTCGGTGCGTGGTGGGCGCTTCCCGGCGGGCGGCCCCACCCCCCAGCCCCCATCCCCAGGGGGGACGGGGGAGCCGTCGTTGGCACTGGGCAAGAGATGTGACTGTCGCGGCGGATTTGCTGTGGGCGGTGACGTGTCTGGTCTCGACGCCACCTTTCGCCACCCGCAAGGCCCGCGCGCTGCGCGCACGACGGCCGGTGGTGATCTGCGGCGGCGTGTTGTGTGGGACGCTTCGCGCTGCTGTTCGACTGTTCCCGCTTCGGCCGAAGCTGCTGTCCAAGGCTCCCTCCGAGGGGAGCTGTCAGCGCAGCTGACTGAGGGGTTCCGCTGCGCAGCAGCTTCCGTTCCTACTTCCCACACCCCACTTCCCTCATTACAGTGGCGCGTCGTCGGCGAAGTTCGGTTCGCGTTTCTCGCGGAGGCTGCTGAGGCCCTCGCGGACGTCGGGGCCGGTGAAGCCGAGGAATTCGAGGGCCAGGGACGCGTCGAAGGTGGGGCCGGCCTGCCTGAGCCAGTTGTTCAGGGCGTACTTGGTCCAGCGGATGGCGGTGGGGCTGCCGCTGGCGAGTTGCCGGGCGACGGTCCAGGCGCGGTCCAGCAGTTCGTCGTCGGGGACGGTGAGGCTGACGAGGCCGATGCGTTCGGCTTCGATGCCGCTCACCGGTTCGCCGGTCATGAGGTGGTATTTGGCCTTGTTCAGGCCGCACAGTAGGGGCCAGATGATCGCGGCGTGGTCCCCGGCGGCGACGCCCAGGCGGACGTGCCCGTCGAGGAGGCGGGCGGTGTGCGCGGTGATGCTCACGTCGGCCAGCAGGGCGACGGCGAGCCCGGCGCCGACGCAGGGGCCGTGAATGGCGCTCACGATGGGTTTGGAGCAGTTGATGACGTTGTACACGAGGTCGCGGGCTTCCTTCCAGACGCGGGTGAGGGCGGTGAAGTCGCTGCTCATCTCCTCGATCAGGGTGAAGTCCCCGCCGGAGGAGAAGCCGCGCCCCTCGCCGCGCACGAGGACGCTGCGGACGCCGGGGGTGTCGTCGATGTCGCGCCACACGCGGGTCAGGGCGCGGTGCGCGTCGGCGTTCACGCTGTTCAGCGTCCGGTCGTTGCGGATGACGACCTCGAGGATGCCGCCGCTGTGCAGCTGGAGGTGCAGGCCGGGGTACGCGCCGGGGGCTGTGAGCTGGGTTGTGTTCACGGGCGCAGGGTAGCGGTTGGGCGGGCCGGGGTGTCCAGCAGGGTGCGCCGGGGGCGGGGTGGTCAGGTGAGGCAGCGGGCGGAGAGCCGTGAACCTACGCTGGGGGCATGAGGCGTGTGAAGCTGGGTGCGGCCGTGTTGCTGGGGGCTCTGGGACTGACAGGATGTGGTGGGGGCGGCGCGCCTTCGGCTGAGCCGGTGACGGTCACGGTGCAGGACCCGCAGTACGGCCTGTCGTTCGAGTACGTGACGACGGCCGCGTTCACGCCGCAGCGGTCGGCGCTCCCGGACTTCCCGCAGTCGGGCCAGGAGCGGGCGATGCTGGAGGCGATCAACGCGGAACGCGCGCGGGGCGGGGTGTGCCCGTCCGGGTCGTTTCCCCCGGCGCGCCCGCTGCAGTTCGAGGCGCACCTGCACCGCGCGGCGACGCTGTACGGGCGGGAACTGGCGGCGAGCGGCAGGATGGACCTGCCGCACCGCAGCCGGGCGGATAACCGGGTGCCGTCGCAGCGGATGGTGGACGCCGGGTACAAGCCGGTGCCGCCCAGCCGGGTGCAGTGGGTGTTCGGGGAGAGTCTCGCGGCGGGCGACCAGATGAGCCCGGCAGAGGTCGTCGCGGCGTGGAGGGGCAGCCCGGCTCACTGCGCGGCGCTGTTCGAGCACATCGCCGACGGCGCCGTGGCGCGCGTGGACGGCCCGGCCGGGACGTACTGGGTGCTGAACATCGCGGGCTGGGAGTAAGCCCCGGCCTGGTCCGGATAGACCACGGCAGCAGGCCCGCACCGGGAACATGTGCGGGCCTGCTGCCTGCGACCAGGGTCAGCCGTTGAGTTTCGCGGTGACCTCAACGAGGCGCTTGGCCTGGTGGGCGATGGTGGCGCGGTCCTCGCCCGAGAGGGGCTGGCCGTTCGCGGTGACGCTGGCGCCGTAGGGGTTGCCGCCGGAGGCGAAGATCGCCTGATCGGTGTAGCCGGGCGCGACGATGATCGAGCCCCAGTGCATGGCGGTGATGTACATGGTCTGGAGGGTGGTTTCCTGGCCGCCGTTGGGGTTCTGGGCGCTGGTCATGGCGCTGAAGGTCTTGTTGGCGAGTTTGCCCGTGCCCCACAGGCCCCCGAGGGTATCGATGAAGGCGCGCATCTGGCTGGCGGCGCCGCCGAAGCGGGTGGGGGTGCTGAACAGGTAGGCGTCGGCCCATTCGAGGTCGGCGGGGGTGGCGGTGGGCACGTCGGCGGTGCGTTCCTGCTGGGCCTTCCAGGCATCCTGGGTATCGATGACGGCCTGGGGCGCAGTTTCGGGCACCTTCAGGACGCGCACCTCGGCCCCGGCGGCGCGGGCGGCCTCGGCGGCGACCTGGGCCATGGCGTGGTTGGTGCCGTAGGTGGAGTAGTAGACGATGGCCAGTTTGACGGGGGAGGGCGTGGTCATGCTTCTCAGCATGCACCTGACCGGCCATTCACTCCATATTGAAACATTTGGAGTGTATTGGGAAGATTCTCATGCAAACAGGAAGGGCACCCGGCGCCGCGTCCCGGCCGGGTGCCCTTCCCCTGGCCGATCAGACGCGGATGGTCACGCGCGC encodes:
- a CDS encoding GGDEF domain-containing protein, producing MSRPPAPFTDSPGSPPKRLSSAYFQVAVMSCASHGALLLFDWVHGGQHLGVLFSALLVSVILAALLAWGWLPLHLLRGALAWSLPVWVLALVAVAAIQTGQVPAPYFLTLAIVTAVLRATLPARPAARATLALMTAAGGVVLGWAPDQTPLLINAAFLAGLIGFLAEHGVTLHAERQYSEALRVLAATDALTGTLNRRGGEVALKALMQEARLGQVAALLLDIDRFKGINDRFGHAAGDEVLAQVARAAGRAAGPDVTVIRWGGEEFLLAWSAVQPAQAHEVAARVVRAVRAVRVPGQGQGPAVTVSAGLAFADEVHGLEALVQLADQRMYAAKQAGGDRWQ
- a CDS encoding aminopeptidase, which translates into the protein MTSTDFQARLARYAELLVRTGVNLPQGGKVRVSAPVEATELARLVARAAYRAGAADVRVTYHDPHLGLALFEDGSDDAVNHLPAWHAQEAEAMVDGGYASIGIIGEDPSLLAGVDPARIAARSKLVAQAMRRVSEATGSFRVNWTVAAMATPAWAARVYPELPREEAVARLWDDIFTVTRADQPDPVAAWDAHLTRLERLTTHLNGRQYAAVHLKSDLGTDLTVGLAENHVWQGGAETAQNGVRGVPNLPTDEVFTAPHRERVDGVAVASKPLSARGQLIEGIRMRFEAGRAVEVSATRGEETLKALIATDEGAARLGEVALVPASAPVAQTGTLFLNTLFDENAASHIALGRCYPTNVQGGTDPATLNAAGGNHDSLIHVDWMIGTPATDVDGITKDGAREPLMRAGEWVIEGL
- a CDS encoding ferritin-like domain-containing protein, whose amino-acid sequence is MSNAMNRRKFLGAAGAATATGLLAGCAPAMSMTPKANLDATIFNFALNLEYLEAAFYLAAVGRLQELDAAGGNSSKVILPAGFTGRNGDGVKFDSADVRAYANEVATDELNHVKIIRKVLGAAAVSQPTLDLGPAFAAAGSAASGGAITGFNPFANDLFFLHGAFIFEDVGVSAYKGAARFLSDASAGGNLENAAGILAVEAYHAGMIRTLLYQQRNTDVTPALKVADVVQAISNLRDSVDGASDVDQGIVEGGAANIVLADGNGIAYSRTPRQVGNIVFLAPGATKGGFYPDGLSGDFSAILAL
- a CDS encoding malate dehydrogenase — its product is MTTKQPVRVAVTGAAGQIGYSLLFRIASGDMLGKDQPVILQLLEITPALKALNGVVMELRDCAFPLLADIVTSDDPMVAFKDADYALLVGAMPRKAGMERGDLLGANGGIFKPQGEALNAVASRDVKVLVVGNPANTNALIAQQNAPDLDPKQFTAMVRLDHNRAISQLAEKTGKPVSSIKNLTIWGNHSSTQYPDLSQATVDGQPALDQVDRDWYEQQYISTVAKRGAAIIEARGLSSAASAASAAIDHMRDWALGTPEGEWVSMGIPSDGSYGIPEGLIYGFPVTCKDGQYEIVQGLPVSNFSRGKMDATAQELTEERDEVRKLGLVK
- a CDS encoding enoyl-CoA hydratase/isomerase family protein, which produces MNTTQLTAPGAYPGLHLQLHSGGILEVVIRNDRTLNSVNADAHRALTRVWRDIDDTPGVRSVLVRGEGRGFSSGGDFTLIEEMSSDFTALTRVWKEARDLVYNVINCSKPIVSAIHGPCVGAGLAVALLADVSITAHTARLLDGHVRLGVAAGDHAAIIWPLLCGLNKAKYHLMTGEPVSGIEAERIGLVSLTVPDDELLDRAWTVARQLASGSPTAIRWTKYALNNWLRQAGPTFDASLALEFLGFTGPDVREGLSSLREKREPNFADDAPL
- a CDS encoding CAP domain-containing protein; the encoded protein is MRRVKLGAAVLLGALGLTGCGGGGAPSAEPVTVTVQDPQYGLSFEYVTTAAFTPQRSALPDFPQSGQERAMLEAINAERARGGVCPSGSFPPARPLQFEAHLHRAATLYGRELAASGRMDLPHRSRADNRVPSQRMVDAGYKPVPPSRVQWVFGESLAAGDQMSPAEVVAAWRGSPAHCAALFEHIADGAVARVDGPAGTYWVLNIAGWE
- the wrbA gene encoding NAD(P)H:quinone oxidoreductase — translated: MTTPSPVKLAIVYYSTYGTNHAMAQVAAEAARAAGAEVRVLKVPETAPQAVIDTQDAWKAQQERTADVPTATPADLEWADAYLFSTPTRFGGAASQMRAFIDTLGGLWGTGKLANKTFSAMTSAQNPNGGQETTLQTMYITAMHWGSIIVAPGYTDQAIFASGGNPYGASVTANGQPLSGEDRATIAHQAKRLVEVTAKLNG